The following coding sequences lie in one Pseudarthrobacter phenanthrenivorans Sphe3 genomic window:
- the hpt gene encoding hypoxanthine phosphoribosyltransferase: protein MDSNDVQADLKHVLYTKEQIQQRITELAAQIDKDYEGREILIVGVLKGAVMVMADLARALHSHISMDWMAVSSYGSGTQSSGVVRILKDLDTDLMGKDVLIVEDIIDSGLTLSWLKTNLESRGTASVEICTAFRKPTAAKVEIDVKYVGYDIPNEFVVGYGLDYAEKYRNLDFVGTLAPHVYE, encoded by the coding sequence GTGGATTCAAACGACGTCCAGGCAGACCTCAAGCACGTTCTCTACACCAAGGAACAGATCCAGCAGCGGATTACGGAGCTCGCTGCCCAGATCGACAAGGATTACGAGGGCCGCGAAATCCTCATCGTGGGCGTGCTCAAGGGTGCGGTGATGGTCATGGCTGACCTGGCCCGGGCGCTGCACAGCCACATCTCCATGGACTGGATGGCTGTGTCCTCCTACGGCTCCGGCACCCAGTCTTCGGGCGTGGTCCGCATCCTCAAGGACCTGGACACGGACCTGATGGGCAAGGACGTGCTGATCGTCGAGGACATCATCGATTCCGGCCTCACCCTGTCCTGGCTCAAGACCAACCTCGAATCCCGCGGCACGGCGTCAGTGGAAATCTGCACCGCCTTCCGCAAGCCCACCGCCGCCAAGGTGGAGATCGACGTCAAGTACGTGGGCTACGACATCCCCAACGAGTTCGTGGTGGGCTATGGCCTGGACTACGCCGAGAAGTACCGCAACCTGGACTTCGTGGGCACCCTGGCCCCGCACGTCTACGAGTAG
- a CDS encoding LacI family DNA-binding transcriptional regulator: protein MKAGSRAVGIKDVALAAGVSATTVSHVLSDAAYARISPATRSKVRSAAEQLGYGPNRLAQALRSRRSGILGLVSEDIATTPHAGRIILGADEAARARGYTLMVINTSGTAGPGSREADVEALLERQVDGILYATMFHRVVEAPGNLAKVPAILVDAVSTGQGFASVVPDEAGGARTAVEILLHAGHTRIGFLNNTEDVPSTNGRLSGFRDALTSAGLDGGAAPVEAAASDAQGGYEAASRILRGAAPPSALFCYNDRMAMGAYRAAAELGLSIPADLSVVGFDNQELIAASLYPGLTTVALPHYGMGAWAADRLIDAVEGKPGPEPMPMLLACPPVARASVAGPRSGASAR, encoded by the coding sequence ATGAAGGCCGGGAGCAGGGCCGTTGGCATCAAGGATGTGGCCCTGGCTGCCGGCGTCTCGGCCACCACGGTTTCCCATGTCCTGAGTGATGCGGCGTACGCCCGGATCAGTCCCGCAACACGGAGCAAGGTGCGGTCCGCGGCGGAGCAGCTGGGATACGGCCCCAACCGGCTGGCGCAGGCCCTCCGCAGCAGGCGCAGCGGGATACTGGGGCTGGTCAGCGAGGACATCGCCACAACTCCGCATGCGGGACGGATCATCCTCGGCGCGGACGAGGCCGCCAGGGCCCGCGGATACACCCTCATGGTCATCAACACGTCCGGCACGGCAGGCCCCGGGTCCCGCGAGGCTGACGTGGAGGCCCTCCTGGAGCGGCAGGTGGACGGGATCCTCTACGCCACCATGTTCCACCGGGTGGTGGAAGCGCCGGGCAATCTGGCGAAGGTGCCGGCGATCCTGGTGGACGCCGTCAGCACCGGACAAGGCTTCGCCTCCGTGGTCCCGGACGAGGCCGGCGGCGCCCGCACCGCCGTCGAAATCCTCCTGCATGCCGGACACACCCGCATCGGCTTCCTTAACAACACGGAGGACGTTCCGTCCACGAACGGGCGCCTCTCCGGCTTCCGGGACGCCCTCACCAGTGCAGGGCTCGACGGCGGCGCCGCACCGGTGGAGGCCGCGGCATCCGACGCGCAGGGCGGCTATGAGGCGGCGTCCCGGATCCTGCGGGGCGCTGCCCCGCCGTCGGCCCTCTTCTGCTACAACGACAGGATGGCCATGGGCGCCTACCGGGCAGCTGCTGAGCTGGGCCTGTCCATCCCTGCGGACCTTTCGGTAGTTGGCTTCGACAACCAGGAACTGATTGCCGCCAGCCTTTATCCCGGACTCACCACAGTGGCGCTGCCGCATTACGGCATGGGGGCATGGGCGGCGGACCGGCTCATCGACGCCGTGGAGGGAAAGCCGGGCCCGGAGCCCATGCCCATGCTCCTTGCCTGCCCGCCGGTGGCCAGGGCCTCGGTGGCCGGTCCCCGGAGCGGCGCTAGTGCCCGATAA
- the ftsH gene encoding ATP-dependent zinc metalloprotease FtsH: MKAKNFFKGPGIWIVVVVGLLLVAFATLAPGGAARIDTDKGLELLSGNQVEQAKIFDGENRVDLTLRDNLQLDGQDKGKSVQFFFVDARAEDVVKAVTDAKPAQGYTDQPIESNWFSGLLSLLIPVILLGALFWFLMTRMQGGGSKIMQFGKSKAKMVSKDMPQVTFADVAGSDEAVEELQEIKEFLQEPAKFQAVGAKIPKGVLLYGPPGTGKTLLARAVAGEAGVPFFSISGSDFVEMFVGVGASRVRDLFEQAKANSPAIIFVDEIDAVGRHRGAGIGGGNDEREQTLNQLLVEMDGFDVKTNVILIAATNRPDVLDPALLRPGRFDRQIGVEAPDLIGRDQILQVHAKGKPMAPGVDLKAVAKKTPGYTGADLANVLNEAALLTARSNANLIDDRALDEAIDRVMAGPQKRSRVMKEHERKITAYHEGGHALVAAALRNSAPVTKITILPRGRALGYTMVVPENDKYSVTRNELLDQMAYAMGGRVAEEIVFHDPSTGASNDIEKATGTARKMVTEYGMSERVGAVRLGQGGGEPFLGRDAGHERNYSDQIAYVVDEEVRRLIDQAHDEAYAILIENRDVLDRLALELLERETLNQAEIADIFRDIRKRDFREVWLSKETRPVQMAGPVESSRERAEREAQEEAKKARLDEPLDAQPPHPQGVPEDAPFQGGVTDAGPDAVRG; the protein is encoded by the coding sequence ATGAAAGCTAAGAATTTCTTCAAAGGCCCGGGCATCTGGATCGTCGTCGTAGTCGGTCTGCTCCTGGTGGCCTTTGCAACGCTGGCGCCCGGCGGTGCGGCACGGATTGATACCGATAAGGGCCTCGAGCTGCTCTCCGGCAACCAGGTGGAGCAGGCAAAGATCTTCGACGGCGAGAACCGCGTTGACCTTACTTTGCGGGACAACCTGCAGCTGGACGGGCAGGACAAGGGCAAGAGCGTCCAGTTCTTCTTCGTGGACGCCCGTGCTGAGGACGTTGTCAAGGCCGTGACCGATGCCAAACCAGCGCAGGGCTACACGGACCAGCCCATCGAGAGCAACTGGTTCTCCGGCCTGCTTTCCCTCCTGATTCCCGTCATCCTCCTGGGCGCGCTCTTCTGGTTCCTCATGACCCGTATGCAGGGCGGCGGTTCCAAGATCATGCAGTTCGGCAAGTCCAAGGCCAAGATGGTCAGCAAGGACATGCCGCAGGTGACCTTCGCCGACGTCGCAGGATCGGACGAAGCCGTGGAGGAACTCCAAGAAATCAAGGAATTCCTGCAGGAACCGGCCAAATTCCAGGCCGTTGGCGCCAAGATCCCCAAGGGCGTCCTGCTGTACGGCCCGCCAGGTACCGGTAAGACCCTCCTGGCCCGCGCGGTTGCCGGCGAAGCCGGCGTTCCCTTCTTCTCCATCTCCGGTTCCGACTTCGTGGAAATGTTCGTGGGCGTGGGTGCCTCACGTGTCCGCGACCTCTTCGAGCAGGCCAAAGCCAACTCTCCGGCCATCATCTTCGTGGACGAGATCGACGCCGTGGGCCGTCACCGCGGTGCCGGCATCGGCGGCGGCAACGACGAACGCGAGCAGACCCTCAACCAGCTGCTGGTGGAGATGGACGGCTTCGACGTCAAGACCAACGTCATCCTCATCGCTGCCACCAACCGTCCCGACGTGCTGGACCCCGCGCTGCTGCGTCCGGGCCGCTTCGACCGCCAGATCGGCGTGGAAGCGCCGGACCTGATCGGCCGCGACCAGATCCTGCAGGTCCACGCGAAGGGCAAGCCCATGGCGCCCGGCGTGGACCTCAAGGCCGTGGCCAAGAAGACCCCCGGCTACACCGGCGCGGACTTGGCCAACGTCCTGAACGAGGCCGCCCTCCTCACCGCCCGCTCCAACGCGAACCTCATCGATGACCGCGCGCTGGACGAGGCCATTGACCGCGTCATGGCCGGCCCGCAGAAGCGGAGCCGCGTCATGAAGGAGCATGAGCGCAAGATCACCGCCTACCACGAAGGCGGCCACGCGCTCGTTGCAGCCGCGCTGCGGAACTCCGCCCCGGTCACCAAGATCACCATCCTTCCCCGCGGCCGCGCGCTCGGATACACGATGGTGGTTCCTGAGAACGACAAGTACTCCGTGACCCGCAACGAGCTGCTGGACCAGATGGCCTACGCGATGGGCGGCCGCGTGGCCGAGGAGATCGTGTTCCACGATCCCTCCACCGGCGCTTCCAACGACATCGAAAAGGCCACGGGCACCGCCCGCAAGATGGTCACCGAGTACGGCATGAGCGAACGTGTTGGCGCCGTGCGCCTGGGCCAGGGCGGCGGGGAGCCGTTCCTGGGCCGCGACGCCGGGCATGAGCGCAACTACTCGGACCAGATCGCGTACGTGGTGGACGAGGAAGTGCGCAGGCTGATTGACCAGGCCCATGACGAGGCCTACGCCATCCTCATCGAGAACAGGGACGTCCTGGACCGCCTGGCCCTTGAGCTGCTGGAACGTGAAACGCTGAACCAGGCGGAGATCGCCGACATCTTCCGCGACATCCGTAAGCGCGACTTCCGTGAGGTGTGGCTGTCCAAGGAGACCCGTCCGGTCCAGATGGCAGGGCCTGTGGAGTCGTCCCGGGAACGGGCCGAGCGGGAAGCCCAGGAGGAGGCCAAGAAGGCCCGCCTGGACGAGCCTTTGGACGCGCAGCCACCGCATCCGCAGGGTGTTCCGGAGGACGCACCGTTCCAGGGCGGGGTAACGGACGCAGGGCCGGACGCCGTTCGCGGCTAA
- the folE gene encoding GTP cyclohydrolase I FolE: MTHFDDDDVPASAGYPAEGGADHSKHQKVDRPRIEAAVREILLAIGEDPDRGGLVDTPKRVAKAYAEVFAGLHHDPADVLSTTFDLDHEELVLVKDIPFYSTCEHHLVPFHGVAHVGYIPSHDGKVTGLSKLARLVDIYARRPQVQERLTTEIVEAMVRYLKPRGAIVVVECEHMCMSMRGIRKPGAKTVTSAVRGQLHDPATRAEAMSLILGR; the protein is encoded by the coding sequence GTGACCCACTTCGACGACGACGACGTTCCCGCCTCCGCCGGATACCCGGCGGAGGGCGGCGCCGACCATTCAAAGCACCAGAAGGTGGACCGGCCCCGCATCGAGGCTGCCGTCCGCGAGATCCTCCTTGCCATCGGAGAAGACCCCGACCGCGGCGGCCTGGTGGACACCCCTAAAAGGGTGGCCAAGGCCTACGCCGAGGTGTTCGCCGGCCTGCACCACGACCCCGCCGACGTCTTGTCCACCACCTTCGACCTGGACCATGAGGAACTGGTCCTGGTCAAGGACATCCCGTTCTACTCCACGTGCGAGCACCACCTGGTGCCGTTCCACGGAGTGGCCCACGTGGGCTACATTCCGTCCCACGACGGCAAGGTGACGGGGCTCAGCAAGCTGGCCCGGCTCGTGGACATTTATGCGCGCCGGCCGCAGGTGCAGGAGCGCCTCACCACTGAGATCGTCGAGGCGATGGTCCGCTACCTCAAACCCCGTGGCGCCATCGTCGTTGTTGAATGCGAACACATGTGCATGTCAATGCGCGGTATCCGCAAGCCCGGAGCGAAGACCGTCACCAGCGCGGTCCGCGGGCAGCTTCATGACCCGGCCACCCGTGCCGAAGCCATGAGCCTCATCCTCGGAAGGTAA
- the folP gene encoding dihydropteroate synthase, whose amino-acid sequence MDSLAAAPGTGPATSPLPVLRRPRPAARFEDLPTGRTLVMGILNVTPDSFSDGGRHATADTAIVAGLRMFYAGADIIDVGGESTRPGAEDVSPEEEQQRVVPVIEALVKAGALVSIDTTHASTAAAAIKAGAAIINDISGLSIEPEMAELVAASKVPYILTHRRGDARTMNSLAEYKDVAGEVVAELAGVRDKLYAAGVSREQIIVDPGLGFAKNDAQNWELLQNLDQLDSLGHPVLVGASRKRFLGTLLTVAGKSAAPEERDGATAAITAISAYRGAWAVRVHDVGPSLDAVKVASRMAAPRAGS is encoded by the coding sequence ATGGATTCACTAGCTGCAGCCCCGGGAACCGGGCCCGCAACCTCCCCGCTGCCCGTACTGCGCAGACCGCGCCCGGCAGCCCGCTTTGAAGACCTGCCCACCGGCCGCACCCTGGTCATGGGAATCCTGAACGTCACCCCGGACTCCTTCAGTGACGGCGGCAGGCATGCCACGGCGGACACTGCCATCGTGGCAGGGCTCCGGATGTTCTATGCCGGGGCGGACATCATCGATGTTGGTGGCGAATCCACCCGTCCCGGGGCCGAGGACGTCAGCCCGGAAGAGGAACAGCAGCGCGTCGTCCCCGTCATCGAGGCATTGGTGAAGGCGGGGGCCCTGGTCAGTATCGACACCACCCACGCTTCCACGGCGGCCGCTGCCATCAAGGCCGGCGCCGCCATCATCAATGACATCTCCGGGCTCAGCATCGAGCCGGAGATGGCGGAACTCGTGGCGGCCAGCAAGGTCCCGTACATCCTCACGCACCGCCGCGGCGACGCCCGCACCATGAATTCGCTTGCCGAGTACAAGGATGTGGCGGGGGAAGTGGTGGCCGAACTCGCCGGCGTGCGGGACAAGCTGTATGCCGCCGGCGTGAGCCGGGAGCAGATCATCGTGGACCCCGGCCTGGGGTTCGCCAAGAACGACGCCCAGAACTGGGAGCTCTTGCAGAACCTGGACCAGTTGGACAGCCTGGGACACCCCGTCCTGGTGGGAGCCTCACGCAAGCGGTTCCTGGGCACGCTGCTGACGGTGGCCGGCAAGTCCGCCGCCCCGGAGGAGCGCGACGGCGCCACCGCCGCCATCACTGCCATCAGCGCCTACCGCGGCGCCTGGGCCGTGCGCGTGCACGACGTCGGCCCCAGCCTTGACGCTGTCAAGGTCGCCTCGCGCATGGCCGCGCCACGCGCCGGCAGCTAG
- the folB gene encoding dihydroneopterin aldolase, which translates to MDRITLSGVTAVGHHGVFDFERRQGQPFVVDAVLYLDFAKAAKSDDVRDTAHYGEVAQRITEWISGEPLNLIEGLAVRIADSLLREFRLQAVDITVHKPQAPIEVPFGDVSVSVHRRRNDVHGNSAEGQAQGEGP; encoded by the coding sequence ATGGACAGGATTACGCTGAGCGGCGTGACCGCCGTCGGCCATCACGGCGTGTTTGATTTTGAGCGCCGCCAGGGCCAGCCTTTTGTTGTGGACGCGGTGCTGTACCTGGACTTCGCCAAGGCTGCAAAGTCCGACGACGTCCGGGACACCGCCCATTACGGCGAGGTGGCACAGCGTATTACCGAGTGGATCAGCGGCGAGCCGCTGAACCTGATCGAGGGGCTTGCCGTCCGGATTGCGGACAGCCTGCTCAGAGAATTCCGGCTCCAGGCCGTGGACATCACCGTGCACAAGCCCCAGGCGCCCATCGAGGTGCCCTTCGGCGATGTGTCGGTCAGTGTCCACCGCAGGCGGAATGATGTGCACGGCAACAGCGCCGAAGGGCAAGCCCAGGGGGAGGGGCCATGA
- the folK gene encoding 2-amino-4-hydroxy-6-hydroxymethyldihydropteridine diphosphokinase, translating to MNSGYSKAVLALGSNLGERNDTLSGAVADLVDPPEVRLLAVSPVVQTKAVGGPPGQPDFLNMVITVETSLTPQELLAHCQAVENKHHRVREVRWGPRTLDVDIITYGTLRSDDPDLTLPHPRAASRAFVLYPWSLIEPAATLDGERISTLAARADDFDDLAPFDGFGDFDGMPTAGAVEER from the coding sequence ATGAACAGCGGTTATTCCAAGGCGGTGCTTGCGCTCGGCAGCAATCTGGGTGAGCGGAACGACACCCTCTCCGGCGCCGTGGCGGACCTGGTGGACCCGCCGGAAGTCCGGCTCCTGGCGGTCTCCCCTGTCGTACAGACGAAGGCCGTGGGCGGGCCGCCCGGCCAGCCCGACTTCCTGAACATGGTCATCACGGTGGAAACCAGCCTCACTCCGCAGGAACTGCTGGCCCACTGCCAGGCTGTGGAGAACAAACACCACCGGGTGCGCGAGGTTCGCTGGGGTCCGCGCACCCTCGACGTGGACATCATCACCTACGGGACGCTGCGCAGCGACGACCCTGACCTCACCCTGCCGCATCCCCGTGCCGCGAGCCGGGCGTTCGTGCTTTACCCGTGGTCGCTGATCGAGCCTGCCGCCACCCTGGACGGGGAGCGAATCAGCACGCTCGCCGCCCGGGCAGACGACTTTGACGACCTTGCCCCGTTCGACGGCTTCGGCGACTTCGACGGGATGCCCACAGCGGGAGCAGTGGAGGAGCGATGA
- a CDS encoding DUF3180 domain-containing protein has translation MKPINPLRLLLIGFILAVAGWSATVVTSRYSMATPVLPATALATMGVIVAITLILGIRVLRWRNSINSNGAKNGGTKKRPVLDPLLAARTLVLAQACAYAGTVLLGWHVGIFLDQLRVWSLRSDQGITWLALAMAGGGLVMIVVGLLVERFCKIPPEDGDTKGVDGKPGRAVHGEAAGEGEYAYRGD, from the coding sequence ATGAAACCCATCAACCCCCTGCGCCTCCTGCTGATCGGCTTCATCCTGGCCGTGGCGGGCTGGTCCGCCACGGTGGTGACCAGCCGGTACAGCATGGCCACCCCCGTCCTGCCGGCCACCGCGCTGGCCACCATGGGCGTCATCGTGGCCATCACCCTGATCCTGGGAATCAGGGTCCTGCGGTGGCGCAACAGCATTAATTCCAACGGCGCCAAGAACGGGGGGACCAAGAAGCGCCCGGTGCTCGATCCACTCCTTGCCGCCCGGACGCTGGTGCTGGCCCAGGCCTGCGCGTACGCAGGAACGGTGCTGCTGGGCTGGCATGTGGGCATCTTCCTGGACCAGCTCCGCGTCTGGAGCCTGCGCAGCGATCAGGGCATTACGTGGCTCGCACTCGCCATGGCCGGCGGGGGACTGGTGATGATCGTGGTGGGCCTGCTGGTGGAACGGTTCTGCAAGATTCCGCCTGAGGACGGCGACACCAAGGGTGTGGACGGAAAGCCCGGCCGCGCTGTGCATGGCGAGGCCGCCGGGGAAGGCGAATATGCATACCGGGGCGATTGA
- a CDS encoding PH domain-containing protein — protein MHTGAIDPPGITWQRVSPKYITVRVVQWALGNLVAVLVLSLPLLLVLSGVWRWPPLWLAVTVPAVALVTALWRLVLIPRQVRAIGYAERDDDLLVRTGIFFQRTMAVPYGRMQYVDISVGPVERSVGLCTLKLHTASPGTNAQIPGLPAAEGARLREQLAARGEARLAGL, from the coding sequence ATGCATACCGGGGCGATTGATCCTCCGGGTATCACCTGGCAACGGGTGTCCCCGAAATACATCACGGTCAGGGTGGTGCAGTGGGCCCTTGGCAACCTGGTGGCCGTGCTGGTCCTTTCCCTGCCGCTGCTGCTGGTCCTCTCCGGCGTGTGGCGTTGGCCGCCGCTCTGGCTGGCCGTCACCGTCCCTGCCGTGGCACTCGTGACAGCACTCTGGCGGCTGGTGCTGATCCCGCGGCAGGTCCGTGCCATCGGCTATGCGGAGCGGGATGACGACCTCCTGGTCAGGACAGGTATCTTCTTCCAGCGCACCATGGCGGTCCCCTACGGCCGCATGCAGTACGTGGACATCAGCGTGGGCCCGGTGGAGCGGTCCGTGGGCCTGTGCACCCTCAAGCTCCACACCGCCTCGCCCGGCACCAACGCCCAGATTCCCGGCCTGCCGGCCGCCGAAGGGGCCCGGCTCCGCGAACAGCTGGCAGCGCGGGGCGAAGCCAGGTTGGCAGGGCTGTGA
- a CDS encoding PH domain-containing protein, translating into MTAEGPEPGASGAFASGAPARLPVDLPDGEWLRVHPASPFVRGWVALAAIAFFFGRDVFERALQGRPILGEELAGRAPWLLLGGGTVLLVSVLGFILTWYFTKYQVSGGYVRVNSGFLFRQQRQARLDRVQAIDIVQPLLARIFGLAELKFEVADAGESAVRLAYLKIDDARQLRATILARAAGVALDPSRPAGPAPEAPEYQVLSVPPSRLVGSLLLSEQSLFVVLGGVASVSLSAATGSAAFYLYLIPAAVGLAASYWGLFNKGYNFTAAISPDGIRLRYGLLDTQAQTLPPGRIQALKVTQPPLWRPLGWYRMQVNVAGYGLVENAGEGSARTTLLPVGRLGDVMAMLALVLPDPGTSEPAVVFGAGLTGLDSDGGFVASPRRVRWLAPLGWRRNGFTATDTALLLRSGRWWRQLVVVPHQRTQSMALHQGPVARRFRVADLVLHTTPGPVVPRLTQADVNAALALFDEQSARARLARKRQTTEQWLRQVVPETRIEASTQEGGQHG; encoded by the coding sequence GTGACGGCGGAGGGCCCCGAGCCCGGTGCCTCCGGCGCCTTTGCCAGCGGTGCGCCTGCCCGACTCCCCGTAGATCTGCCCGACGGCGAGTGGCTGCGCGTGCACCCGGCGTCACCCTTTGTCCGCGGCTGGGTTGCGCTGGCGGCCATCGCGTTCTTCTTCGGGCGGGATGTCTTTGAACGCGCCCTCCAGGGCCGGCCCATCCTCGGGGAGGAGCTTGCCGGCCGAGCCCCCTGGCTTCTCCTGGGCGGCGGAACGGTGCTGCTGGTCTCGGTGCTCGGCTTCATCCTCACCTGGTACTTCACGAAATACCAGGTGTCCGGCGGCTACGTCCGGGTCAACAGCGGATTCCTGTTCCGGCAGCAGCGCCAGGCCAGGCTGGACCGGGTCCAGGCCATCGACATCGTCCAGCCCCTGCTGGCCAGGATCTTCGGGCTCGCGGAGCTCAAGTTCGAGGTGGCGGACGCCGGCGAATCGGCGGTCCGGCTGGCCTACCTGAAAATTGACGACGCCCGGCAGCTCCGCGCCACCATCCTTGCCCGTGCCGCCGGTGTTGCCCTGGATCCGTCACGCCCTGCCGGGCCCGCACCCGAGGCGCCGGAATATCAGGTCCTGTCAGTGCCGCCGTCGCGCCTTGTGGGTTCGCTGCTGCTCAGCGAGCAAAGCCTGTTCGTAGTCCTGGGCGGGGTGGCCTCCGTCAGCCTCTCCGCCGCCACGGGCAGCGCCGCCTTCTACCTCTACCTCATTCCCGCCGCTGTGGGCCTTGCCGCCAGTTACTGGGGACTGTTTAACAAGGGCTACAACTTCACCGCCGCGATCTCGCCGGATGGGATCCGCCTGCGCTACGGCCTGCTGGACACCCAGGCGCAGACGCTGCCGCCCGGACGGATCCAGGCACTGAAAGTCACCCAGCCGCCACTGTGGCGGCCGCTCGGCTGGTACCGCATGCAGGTCAACGTGGCAGGGTACGGACTGGTGGAAAACGCCGGCGAGGGCTCGGCCCGCACTACCCTGCTGCCCGTGGGCAGGCTGGGCGATGTCATGGCCATGCTCGCCCTGGTCCTGCCGGACCCGGGCACATCTGAGCCCGCAGTCGTCTTCGGTGCCGGACTGACCGGCCTGGACAGTGACGGCGGATTCGTGGCCTCACCGCGCCGGGTCCGCTGGCTCGCCCCGCTGGGTTGGCGACGGAACGGGTTCACCGCCACGGACACGGCACTGCTGCTGCGGTCGGGCCGCTGGTGGCGGCAGCTTGTTGTGGTGCCGCACCAGCGCACGCAGTCCATGGCACTGCACCAGGGGCCGGTGGCCCGGAGGTTCCGGGTTGCGGACCTGGTCCTGCACACCACCCCGGGACCCGTCGTTCCGCGCCTGACGCAGGCGGACGTGAACGCGGCACTGGCGTTGTTCGACGAACAGTCTGCCCGCGCCAGGCTTGCGAGGAAGCGGCAGACCACGGAACAGTGGCTCCGGCAGGTGGTTCCCGAAACCCGGATAGAGGCCTCAACGCAGGAAGGCGGGCAGCATGGCTAA
- a CDS encoding Rossmann-like and DUF2520 domain-containing protein produces the protein MAKPGRLGVGIIGAGKVGAVLGAALRAAEHAVVGVSAVSEASRERAEALLPGVPVLEVQEIVERAELVLLAVPDDALPGLVDGLAKLGAWQPGQLVAHTSGRFGVGVLHPVRAAGAVPLALHPAMTFTGMSLDLTRLLDCTFGVTADAAMLPIAQALVVEMGAEPVAIAEADRTLYHAALAHGSNHLVTLVAQASELLRDVGVELPERMLGPLLRATLENALASGESALTGPVARGDVGTVAAHAEALREFDGGGHGDVLEAYLAMARATALRAEGRGLLKSGELEGLRRALEPKED, from the coding sequence ATGGCTAAGCCCGGACGCCTCGGCGTCGGAATCATTGGCGCCGGCAAAGTGGGGGCGGTGCTTGGCGCCGCCCTGCGCGCCGCGGAACACGCCGTCGTCGGGGTCTCCGCGGTTTCCGAGGCGAGCCGTGAGCGGGCGGAAGCGCTGCTGCCCGGGGTTCCGGTCCTGGAGGTGCAGGAGATCGTGGAGCGCGCGGAACTGGTCCTGCTGGCCGTGCCCGACGACGCCCTGCCGGGCCTGGTGGACGGGCTGGCAAAGCTCGGGGCCTGGCAGCCGGGCCAGCTGGTGGCCCACACCTCGGGCCGGTTCGGGGTGGGCGTCCTGCACCCGGTCCGTGCTGCCGGCGCTGTCCCGCTCGCCCTGCATCCGGCCATGACGTTCACGGGGATGAGCCTTGACCTCACCCGGCTGCTGGACTGCACTTTCGGTGTGACAGCCGATGCCGCCATGCTCCCCATTGCTCAGGCACTTGTTGTGGAAATGGGTGCCGAGCCGGTGGCGATCGCGGAGGCGGACCGCACCCTCTATCACGCAGCCCTGGCGCACGGTTCCAACCACCTGGTCACCCTTGTTGCGCAGGCGTCCGAGCTCCTGCGCGACGTTGGGGTGGAGCTGCCCGAACGCATGTTGGGTCCGCTGCTGCGCGCAACCCTGGAGAATGCGCTGGCGTCCGGGGAGTCCGCGCTGACCGGTCCCGTGGCGCGGGGTGACGTGGGAACCGTTGCCGCGCATGCTGAGGCGCTGCGGGAGTTCGACGGCGGCGGGCACGGGGATGTGCTCGAGGCCTACCTTGCGATGGCGCGCGCCACCGCCCTGCGCGCCGAAGGGCGCGGACTGCTGAAGTCCGGCGAGCTGGAGGGGCTGCGCCGCGCCCTCGAACCGAAGGAGGACTGA